Genomic DNA from Lactococcus garvieae:
TCAGCTAGTCGATCTAAATCTGCTTGTACAAAGCGCAACTCATTCTTCAAATTAGAAAGAGCCATTTTTGTCTCATGGAAAGCGTTACTCTTCTGATTTTTAAGCACGTTAAAGCTCTCGCTATTGGATTTTACTTCTTCTAGCTGAGCATCCAATGCTTGCTTTTCTTCTGAAATTTGCATTAATTCAAGGGAAATCTTCTCATTTTCTTTTGTCAGATTTTGTAGTTCTTGTTGAGCATCTGGTTTTTCTGCTACCTCAACCAAAGCTTGCAAATCTGACTGACGTTCTGTGAGCTGCTTAATTTGCAATTGCAACGCTTGCTCGGAAAGTCGTCTTTCTTGGATTTCAGAGCGCAAAATTTCCATTTGCTCATTCAGAACTCGTCTTGCCCCTTGTTGTTTATACAACTTTTCTTCAAATTTCTTTAGCTTGCTTTCAGCTATAGAAATTGTTTCAGTTAAATGTTCAATTTCAGTACTTGTAAATGTCGTACTGTTCCGCTTAGCTGCTCCTCCAGAATATGAACCACCCGGATTAATTTGAGTCCCATCCAATGTGACAATACGGATATTGTAGTTCATTGCCCGAGCGATCTGACTTGCATGTTCTGCAGTGTCTACAATTGCTGTCGTTGATAACAAACTAGACATTGCTCTTTGTAAACGCGGTTCAAACTTCACCAGATTTAGAGCAGTATCAATGAAGCCCTCCATGTTCACCAAGCGCCCATAATCTCTTATCTCGCGTGGCTTAATTGTTGTTAAAGGTAAGAAAGTCGCACGACCTAAACGCTTTTCCCGTAGATAGGAAATAGCTGCTTTTGCTGCCTTTTCATCTTCAACAATAATATTTTGACTTCCACCGCCTAAAGCAATATCAATTGCTGTTGTATATTTTTTATCAAAAGTTAGAAGATCAGCAACAACGCCAACTATCCCCCCCAACTGTTGACTTTGAGTCATCACAGCGCGCACTCCTTGAAAAAGATTACTGTGACTATCTCTTATGTTCTCCATACTCGCAAGATCAGCTTTATAGCGGCTCAGCTGTTGCATCTGATCGTACATGACATTTTGCCCTTGACGTTCATTTTCAGCATATTGAGCTTCTGTAGCTGTTTTTTCTTCCAGTTCTTTTTCTAAGAGCTGCATAGTTTGAGTGGACTCAGTCAATGCTTTTTCAGCATTCATTAGCTCTACTGTTATAGCTTGGAGCTTTTCTGAGTTTTCTCGAGCACTTTCATTGGTCTCTGTGAGCCGATGCGAGATATTTTCGTGTTCTGCTTTATTTTTTGTTAAGTTATTAGATAACTCTGCCTCATGATGGACAAGTTTTAAATAATCTTCTCGAAGACGTTCAGATAAACTTTCTGGACTTTCAGAAAAACGTGAAAGTTCTGTTTCTAATTTTAGAAGCTGTTTCTGTGTTTTGGCTTCATTTTCGATAAGTTGAGTTTTTTTATTGCCAACTTCTTCGCTTTTTTGTCTTGCTGCAAGCAACTTCGCCCCCAGCTCATCGATACGCGCTTGACGCTCTGTTGCTGTTTTTTCTGAAGAAGACTTTTGCAAATCAAAAACTTCAATTTTATGTTGAAGATCCGCTTTTAGCTCCGTGAGTGTTAAACTGTTTTGCTGAAGTTTTTCTTGCTCATTCTCTACTTTTAGACGTGTTCTTTTAAGGCTTACAACTTCTTCTTCATAGTCTTTTTGTTGAAGTTTTAGCTCCTCCAATTTTGACTCAGTTATTTCCAAGTCTTGCTTTGCTTTCTCGTATTTTTCTTTTTCATCTAGGAGCTGGGCTATCAGCACAGAAAGAGCAAGTTCTGAGCGTTCGGCTTCTAAAGTCTGAAAACGAAGTGCCACATCGCGCTGTGCACGCAATGGTGTCAACTGTCCATTAAGTTCAAAAATAATATCTTCTAAACGATCAAGGTTATCTTGCGTTGTTTTTAATTTACTTTCTGTTTCCGTTCTGCGGGTTTTATACTTGAGTACACCTGCGGCTTCTTCAAATATAGCACGACGTTCCTCAGCTTTGGAATTAAAGACAGATTCAATACGGCCTTGCGAAATAATAGAAAGTGAATCTCTTCCTAAACCTGTATCTGTAAAGAGTTCATGGATATCTTTCAAGCGACATTTTCGCCCATTGATTAAAAACTCAGAATCTCCGTTACGGTACAAACGACGCGTGATAGATACTTCTTTTTCATCTTCATGCCCCGTAAGATACTGATCAGAATTATCAAATGTTACAATGACCTCTGTATAATTTAATGGTTTTCTTTTAGCTGTTCCAGAAAAAATAACATCGGGCATTTTACCACCACGAAGTGACTTAGCTGATTGCTCACCTAGGACCCATCGAAGTGCTTCGACAATGTTTGATTTACCAGAGCCATTGGGCCCTACAACTGCTGTCACGCCTTGATCAAATTCAATTTTTGTACGGTCGGCAAAAGACTTGAAGCCGACTATTTCCATTTTCTTAAGATACATGAATTTGACCTTTTATTGCATTTTCTGCCGCTTTTTGTTCAGCGACTTTTTTTGATTTTCCATGTCCACGCCCCAGTTCTTTGCCATTATTATAAACTGCCGCAACAAACTCACGCGCATGGGCTGGACCAGTTTCTTCCAAGATTTTATACTCGATAAGTGTCTCTCCATCCATTTGCAAGACTTCTTGCAAGTTAGTCTTATAATCAATGACTTTAAAATAGTCATCTGCTTTTACATGAGGGATAACGACGCGGTCGATGAAATGCCTTACTTCTTCCATCCCTGAATCCAAGAAAAGAGCGCCCAAAAAAGCTTCAAATAAGTTTTCTAAGTTCGTATCACGATTTCGTCCACCAGTTTTTTCCTCACCGTTACCTAACAGTAAAAACCGACCAAATTCACATTGCCGCGAGAAGTTAGCTAAAGATTCTGTACGTACAATACTTGAACGCATCTTCGATAATTCACCTTCAAGTTTATCTGGGTAAGTACGATAAAGATATTCTGAGATGATTAAAGACAGAGCGACGTCTCCCAAAAACTCCAAACGTTCATTGTTTGCAACCTTTGGGAGGCGTTCTTCATTCGTATAGCTCGAGTGAGTAAAAGCTATTTTTAACAGTTCTTCGTCGGCAAATTTTATACCAAATTCATTTTTAAGCTTAGTTTGAAGCTCAAACATAAATAATCCTCCTAATTTTATTATTAACTTAGTTATTATACCAAATTTTTGTATCTTTTTGGTGTAAACCGCAAAGGAAAAGAGTCTGCTGCTGCAAACTCTCTCATAAGCTATCCATACGTGCCAGCACAAAAGCCAGTACAAAACAAAGTCCTAAAGGTAAGGCAACTACCATCACATATAAATTGACCATTGAAGCAAGGATATAAAAGCTTCCAATCACTAATTGATAAAGTTGCCAAAGCCCCCCAGTTGGTCTATCCATACGAATAAAGGCGATCCAATTCACAATCATGATAGATATGATAACGACAAGGAGCAACGCAAAAAGTTTCAATAGAAAAATTCCACTGTGTCCCGCAACAGACAGAGTCAACTCTAAACCTTTTGCCTCCCAGTTAATTATGAATCGAATAAAGGCAAATATCATTAATACAGCAATAAGGGTCGTAAAAACACTCCCAATTAAGGCACAAATTTTCGCTCGTTTCATCTTTTCTCCGTTGTTTTGATGATTATATTTTATAACTATAAGCTTAAATTAACACTAAAAGCAACACCTTGTATTCAAAACAAAAAATCATAACAAAAGTTATGATTTTTGAAAACTTAAATATTATTTAAGTGCTTGAGCAGCTGTAATAATAGCAAGTTTATAAACATCTTCCTCATTACTTCCACGAGAAAGGTCAGAGATTGGTGCATTCAAGCCTTGCAAGATTGGACCGATTGCTTCAAAGTTCCCCAAACGTTGAGCAATTTTGTAACCAATATTTCCTGATTGGATATCTGGGAAAATAAATACGTTTGAACGGCCAGCAACTGAACTATCTGGTGATTTTTGACGGGCTACAGCAGGAGAGAAGGCTGCATCAAACTGAAGTTCTCCATCCACATCAAGTTCTGGATGTGCTTCTTTGACCAAAGCTGTTGCTTCAACTACTTTAGTTACATCGTCTGACTTACCTGAACCTTTAGTAGAGAATGATAACATCGCCACTTTTGGATCAATATCAAAGAGTTTAGCTGTTTCTGCAGAAGCGACAGCAATATCTGCCAAAGTAGGTGCATCTGGGTCAATATTAATAGCACAGTCAGCAAAGATATATTTTTCGTTATCATCACGTCCGCGAACCATAATAAAGGCCCCAGATACAGATTTTACACCTGGCTTAGTTTTAATAATTTGGAGAGCAGGACGTACTGTTTCTGCAGTAGAGTGAATTGCTCCTGAAACCATACCGTCA
This window encodes:
- the smc gene encoding chromosome segregation protein SMC; this translates as MYLKKMEIVGFKSFADRTKIEFDQGVTAVVGPNGSGKSNIVEALRWVLGEQSAKSLRGGKMPDVIFSGTAKRKPLNYTEVIVTFDNSDQYLTGHEDEKEVSITRRLYRNGDSEFLINGRKCRLKDIHELFTDTGLGRDSLSIISQGRIESVFNSKAEERRAIFEEAAGVLKYKTRRTETESKLKTTQDNLDRLEDIIFELNGQLTPLRAQRDVALRFQTLEAERSELALSVLIAQLLDEKEKYEKAKQDLEITESKLEELKLQQKDYEEEVVSLKRTRLKVENEQEKLQQNSLTLTELKADLQHKIEVFDLQKSSSEKTATERQARIDELGAKLLAARQKSEEVGNKKTQLIENEAKTQKQLLKLETELSRFSESPESLSERLREDYLKLVHHEAELSNNLTKNKAEHENISHRLTETNESARENSEKLQAITVELMNAEKALTESTQTMQLLEKELEEKTATEAQYAENERQGQNVMYDQMQQLSRYKADLASMENIRDSHSNLFQGVRAVMTQSQQLGGIVGVVADLLTFDKKYTTAIDIALGGGSQNIIVEDEKAAKAAISYLREKRLGRATFLPLTTIKPREIRDYGRLVNMEGFIDTALNLVKFEPRLQRAMSSLLSTTAIVDTAEHASQIARAMNYNIRIVTLDGTQINPGGSYSGGAAKRNSTTFTSTEIEHLTETISIAESKLKKFEEKLYKQQGARRVLNEQMEILRSEIQERRLSEQALQLQIKQLTERQSDLQALVEVAEKPDAQQELQNLTKENEKISLELMQISEEKQALDAQLEEVKSNSESFNVLKNQKSNAFHETKMALSNLKNELRFVQADLDRLAEECSAIEAERGKLEAIASTQIDEKSRDQYANQLEETEIKLQESNVKLVSLRFERDDLQAQMEELEEQNRELLEQNQTLNNQKARLEVRIEQSEKLLRNRQNTLFTEYEMSFDQARSEAKVLENLSESEHQLSQLERQIRALGPINLDAISQFEEVNTRHTFLSGQRDDLLEAKEMLQGTIQEMNEEVEIRFKTTFEQIRESFQLTFSQMFAGGEANLELTSTNLLEAGVEIKVQPPGKKLASLNLMSGGEKALTALALIFAILRVRTVPFVVLDEVEAALDEANVKRFGDYMNHFDNSNQFIVVTHRRGTMAAAGTMYGVTMADAGVSKVISVRLDDKL
- the rnc gene encoding ribonuclease III; translated protein: MFELQTKLKNEFGIKFADEELLKIAFTHSSYTNEERLPKVANNERLEFLGDVALSLIISEYLYRTYPDKLEGELSKMRSSIVRTESLANFSRQCEFGRFLLLGNGEEKTGGRNRDTNLENLFEAFLGALFLDSGMEEVRHFIDRVVIPHVKADDYFKVIDYKTNLQEVLQMDGETLIEYKILEETGPAHAREFVAAVYNNGKELGRGHGKSKKVAEQKAAENAIKGQIHVS
- the pta gene encoding phosphate acetyltransferase, whose amino-acid sequence is MELFESLKQKISGKGLQIVFPEGTDARVLGAANRLYADKLVTPVFIGNISEVTGTLISRGINPDGFQIYDPLNCERFDKMVEIFVERRKGKVSEEQAREILKDPNYFGTMLVHMGIADGMVSGAIHSTAETVRPALQIIKTKPGVKSVSGAFIMVRGRDDNEKYIFADCAINIDPDAPTLADIAVASAETAKLFDIDPKVAMLSFSTKGSGKSDDVTKVVEATALVKEAHPELDVDGELQFDAAFSPAVARQKSPDSSVAGRSNVFIFPDIQSGNIGYKIAQRLGNFEAIGPILQGLNAPISDLSRGSNEEDVYKLAIITAAQALK